The genomic window CGCAGCGCCCGACCGGACCGACGGCGCAGGGCCCGATTCCGAGCCGGCCGACGTCGACGAATCGCCGCCGGCCGCCGCCGAGTCGCCGCCGGACGACGTCCTCGCCCGGTTCGTCGACGCCGTCGACAGCCGCGACCTCACCGAGACCGAGCGCGACCGGCTCCGCAGCGCGCTGGGCCTCGAGACGACCACGAGCACCGAGGTCCGCGTCCGGCACCTCCAGTCGAACCTTGCCGACCTCGAGGCCTACGTCGACGCGATGGAAGCGTTCATCGACGAGCGCGGCACTGCCAGAACGCTGCTGGACCGGCACGAGGGCCGCGTAGAGGATCTGCGGAGCACGCTCGACCGGCACGACGAGGGGCTGGCCGAACTCCGGACCGGCTTCGTCGACCACGAGCAGCGGATCGAGACGACCGACAGCCGCGTCGGGGCCGTCGAGGAGCGGGTCGACGAGCTAGAGGCCGACCGCGACAGGCTCGACGCGTGCGTGGAGTCGATCGAACTGCTCGTCCAGTACGCCGAGGAGTTCGGTGCTCGACTCGACGACGTCGAGGAGTGGCAGGACCGGGTGGAACGGGCGTTCGCGGAGGTTCCCGGGCCCGAGTCGAGCAGCTGATCCGCGGTCGGACGCAGCGTCGGTATCGGATCGACGCCGCCCGGGCAGCTGCACCCGATCAGACGACCTGGTTCCGGAGGGTGCGCCCCTCCTCGAGCCGCTCGACGTTGTCGAGGACGATCTCGGCGATGTCGCGGAAGTAGTCTCGCGTCCGAGCGGCAGAGTGGGGCGTCACGATGACCTCGTCCAGCTCCCAGAGCGGTGAGTCCGCGGGAAGTGGTTCCTCCTGGAACACGTCCAGGGCGGCGCCGGCGAGGTCGTCGTTCTCGAGGGCACTGACGAGCGCGTCCTGCACGACGACGCTGCCACGCGCGACGTTGATCAGGTACGCGTCGTCGTCCATCGCGGCGAGCTCCGCGGGGCCGATGAGCCGTCGCGTCGCGGGCGTCAGCGGCACCGCGAGCACGACGAACGTCGCGTCGAGCAACGCGGTGTGGAGGTCTTCCTGGCCGTAGACCTCGTCGACGATCGGCACGGGGTCGGGTGAGCGCCGGACGCCCCAGACGTCCATCCCGAGCCAGGTCGCCCGCTCCGCGACGGCCTGGCCGATCGTACCCAGCCCGACGACGCACACCGACTCGTCTTCGAGCGTGAACGGGCGGTCCCAGTCCGGCTCGATCCACTCGCCGCGGTCCTGGGCGCTCCGGTAGGCGTGGAGGTTGCGGGCGAACGCGGTCATGTAGCCGAGCACCGTCTCGCCGACGCTCGCGCCGTGGATCCCGGTGCTGTTCGTGAGCGTCAGCCCCTCGGCCTCGAACTCGTTCTGCGGGAAGCGATCGACGCCGGCCTGGATCGAGTGGACCCACTCGACGGCGTCGAAGAAGTACTCCCGGTGGGCGAAGGTGACGACGCCGTCGCAAGCGCCCAGTTCGATCGGATCGTCGCCGACCAACTCGGCCTCGACGCCCGCCTCGGTGAGGGCGGTCTGGAGCTCCGCGGGCGGGAACACCGCCTCGACCGACTCGTGGATACCCAGCTTCATGCAGGGGACTGCGGCAGGCAGGTATAAAGTCGAACTGGCGAACTGAACTGCACCCGACGCTGGCGGCGTTGTTCGCGGGCGTCTGGACCTACCGACTCGTCGCGACCGACGCTCCCGGCGGTCTTAACCCGACGAGGTACCAAAACGGACCGTGATCGTCGTCGCGACCGAGGACTTCGAGGTCTACCACGACGTCGTGGCGGAGCTACGCGACCGCGACGCCGCCTTCACGACGGTCGAGCCCGGCGAGGCGCTCCCCGAACGCGCGACTGTCCTCATCGTCGCGGCCGACGAGATGGACGACGTCCGTGCGGCGCACCCGGATCTCGGCCCCGAGGTCGAGGTCGTCGGCGCCGAGCCCGGCGAGGCGCGGACGGCGGTCGAGGCGGCGCTCCAGCTCGCCCGCAGCGAAGGCGGGCAGCTCGTCGTCGGCGTCGATCCGGGCGACCGGCCGGGGATCGCGGTGCTCGTCGGCGACACCGTCGTCGCCGCCTACCACGTCCCGCTCGCGCAGGTCGCGGAGATCGTTCGCGAGGAGGTCGCGGACGCGCCGGACCCGATCGTGCGGATCGGCGACGGCGCGCGCCTCCAGGGCTCGCGACTGATCGACGCCCTGGGCGACGTCCGCGTCGAACTCGTCGACGAGACGGGGACGACGCCGTCGCTCGGCGCTGGCGCGAGCGGTCTCGGCGACGTGATCGCGGCCGTCAACATCGCCCAGCGCGAGGGCGAGGTGATCGAAGAGCGCGACGTCGAACCGACGGTCGGCGAACTCCGGCGCATTCAGGAGCGCTCCCGCGAGCGTGGCGAGGACAACCGGGCGATCGACGAACTCCTCGCCCGGCGCGTCGCGAGCGGCGAACTCACCGTGGAGGAAGCGCTCGACACGCACCGGGAGGAGCGGTAGCTGCGGAGCTATCGTCGTCGTCGTGGAGTTGCAATCGTGGCGGAGCTACTGTCGTCGCGGAATTGCAGTCGTCGCGGAATTGCAGTCGTCGCGGAATTGCAGTCGTCGGGAAGCCGCAGTCTTCGGGAAGCCGCAGTCGTCGCGGCCGGAGCTGTGGGGGATCGGGTGTTTCTGACGGGATAGCACCCCGAACTCGAGCGTGCGCCGTCGAGTTCGGACGAGCGACGAAAGGCCGCCCGGCCGCATGGCGTCGGCCGGACCGCGTATGCCAGACAAGTGGGATCGCACTGTGGGCGATCGAGGGTGGTCGGCGCGACGTGGACGGGGCCTACCCTGCGGATCGCGCCTCCGTCCAGGTGCAATCAGGGCAGTCCAGGCGGCCGTGGCAGTTGATCGTCGCGGTGCCACACCGCGGGCAGTCGTCGGCACCGGGCGTCACGGCCAGCACGTTGGAGGTCGTCGGGGCGGTGGCCGGCGACGATTCCGAGGGGGCATTCGGCCCGGCGCCGGGTCGTGTGTGGTCTGTGGTGGGCATCCACACGAACGGTCCGCATTTCCACTGATAAGGCTATCCCTGATACGGATGCAGACTATTCTACGAATATAAGGTGTATCCAGTCTCCAATAGCGGAGATATCTTGACGGACGCTGAAAATCGTCCGCCGCACTCACTCGCCCTCCCGTCCGGCGCGGGCCGCGGCCTCCGCCCGGCGTGCGACCTCGCGGAACGCGAGTCCGGTCTCCCGGGCGACCGCCGCCGCGTCGTCGTACTCTGCACTGACGTCGAAGATCGACCCGTCGGCGTCGGTGCCGACCTTGACCTCGATCGGGAACGACTCGCCGTCGACCTCGACGGTCACCGATTCGATTCGACGCTCTGCGACCCAGCGGTGGGCAGCGCCGGCCTCTCGAACGCCCAGCGATCCGGTCTCCTCGGCGAGTGTGCGGGCGACCGCCGCCGAGTCCGCCGGATCGACGATCACCTTGACGAGGTGGCCGGGTCGCGACTTCTTCATCGTCGTCGGCACGATCGTCACGTCCTTGGCGCCCACGGCGGCCAGCGAGTCCTGCAGATCGCCGAGCACCTCCGGCGCGACGTCGTCGACGTTCGTCTCGAGGACGGAAATCGGCTGGCACTCGAACTCGCCGCGCTCCTCGCCGACGATCGCGCGGAGGACGTTCGGCCGGTCGCCGAGGTCGTAGCCGCCGGCGCCGTAGCCCGAGCCGGCCACGCGCAGCGGCGGCACGCGGGTGCGGCCCTCCGCGACGTGGGCGAGGATCGCCGCGCCGGTCGGGGTCAACAGCTCGCGATCGACGGGGCCGTGCTCGAGTTCCCAGTCAGCGCGCTCGGCGAGTTCCACGACGGCCGGCGCGGGGACGGGGTAGGTGCCGTGACTCGATTCGTCCTCGCCGCCGCCGGCAGCGACGGGCGTGGTGACGACGGAATCGACGTCGAGGTCGTCGAGGAGGAGCGCCGCCCCGACGACGTCGGCGATCGCGTCGTCGGCCCCGACTTCGTGGAAGTGCGTGGCGTCGAGGTCGGTGCCGTGGACGGCCGCCTCGGCCTCGCCCAGCAGTTCGAATATCGCCAGCGCGTCCTCCCGTGCGGCCTCGGGAATCGGGAGGTCTGCGACGATCTCCCGGACCTCGGC from Salinarchaeum sp. Harcht-Bsk1 includes these protein-coding regions:
- the ddh gene encoding D-2-hydroxyacid dehydrogenase translates to MKLGIHESVEAVFPPAELQTALTEAGVEAELVGDDPIELGACDGVVTFAHREYFFDAVEWVHSIQAGVDRFPQNEFEAEGLTLTNSTGIHGASVGETVLGYMTAFARNLHAYRSAQDRGEWIEPDWDRPFTLEDESVCVVGLGTIGQAVAERATWLGMDVWGVRRSPDPVPIVDEVYGQEDLHTALLDATFVVLAVPLTPATRRLIGPAELAAMDDDAYLINVARGSVVVQDALVSALENDDLAGAALDVFQEEPLPADSPLWELDEVIVTPHSAARTRDYFRDIAEIVLDNVERLEEGRTLRNQVV
- the larC gene encoding nickel pincer cofactor biosynthesis protein LarC, which produces MTTLAFDGRTGASGDLLLGALLAAGADRAVLAPVEDALPIEYDVETVEEVGISATRVRVLLDDSDGSDGGDGTDSSHGHHDDGEHEHAHHHDRSDEHSHDHGEHDHGHGHDHEHSHHHDSGHDHDHGHDRSHDEAADDGDATPAEGHGPHRTYAEVREIVADLPIPEAAREDALAIFELLGEAEAAVHGTDLDATHFHEVGADDAIADVVGAALLLDDLDVDSVVTTPVAAGGGEDESSHGTYPVPAPAVVELAERADWELEHGPVDRELLTPTGAAILAHVAEGRTRVPPLRVAGSGYGAGGYDLGDRPNVLRAIVGEERGEFECQPISVLETNVDDVAPEVLGDLQDSLAAVGAKDVTIVPTTMKKSRPGHLVKVIVDPADSAAVARTLAEETGSLGVREAGAAHRWVAERRIESVTVEVDGESFPIEVKVGTDADGSIFDVSAEYDDAAAVARETGLAFREVARRAEAAARAGREGE